From a single Sphingobium lignivorans genomic region:
- a CDS encoding energy transducer TonB has product MNAYFDPAFKAHTSPAVAASERSAYRRSRGSDSVATVGALVFGLATVGAFAFMHPSFVRKAPRTPTIVTMMELPDDPPPAPPEQPPAPETPPPPSAQVVAPVPLVALPERPAPLAPAVATPPAPPAPVRAAPPPAPRGPQDMGDISARMISARPPAYPLASRREKEEGTVMLSVLLAIDGHVAEIAIARSSGFPRLDRAALDAVRDWRWSPMTRDGEPVMVRGLVTIPFILQRGDPGRHHRRGKHDHGPDPRDRPLSDGQIKTIET; this is encoded by the coding sequence ATGAACGCATATTTTGATCCGGCTTTCAAGGCGCACACATCGCCCGCGGTGGCCGCGTCCGAGCGATCGGCCTACCGGCGCTCGCGCGGCAGCGACTCGGTCGCGACCGTGGGCGCACTGGTCTTCGGGCTCGCCACCGTGGGCGCGTTCGCCTTCATGCACCCCAGCTTCGTCCGCAAGGCACCGCGCACGCCGACCATCGTCACCATGATGGAATTGCCGGACGATCCGCCGCCCGCGCCGCCGGAACAGCCACCAGCGCCCGAGACGCCCCCGCCGCCGAGCGCGCAGGTGGTGGCCCCGGTGCCGCTCGTCGCCTTGCCCGAACGGCCGGCTCCCCTGGCGCCGGCCGTCGCCACGCCGCCCGCGCCGCCCGCGCCGGTCAGGGCCGCGCCCCCGCCCGCCCCACGTGGACCGCAGGATATGGGCGATATCTCCGCCCGGATGATTTCCGCCCGCCCGCCCGCCTATCCGCTCGCATCCCGCCGGGAGAAGGAGGAAGGCACCGTCATGCTCTCGGTGCTGCTGGCGATCGACGGGCATGTTGCCGAGATCGCCATCGCACGGAGCAGCGGCTTCCCCCGTCTCGATCGCGCGGCGCTGGATGCGGTGCGCGACTGGCGCTGGTCGCCGATGACGCGGGACGGCGAGCCGGTCATGGTACGGGGGCTGGTGACCATCCCCTTCATTCTTCAGCGCGGCGATCCGGGTCGCCATCACCGCCGCGGAAAGCATGATCACGGCCCGGACCCGAGGGACCGACCCCTGTCTGACGGGCAGATCAAGACGATCGAGACCTGA
- a CDS encoding DUF2271 domain-containing protein — MKKTSLLIAGLAAAPASAASISITIPRLNVAEYHRPYVAAWVEPAGGGAARTLFVWYDVDLRGAEPGTKWLSDLRTWWRKGGRSLKLPADGVSGATRAPGTHKVTLPADLKPGQYTLYVEAARETGGREIVSMPLTVPVAGGSASGKAELGAITLSAR, encoded by the coding sequence ATGAAGAAGACGTCTCTCCTGATTGCCGGCCTGGCCGCCGCGCCAGCCTCGGCCGCCAGCATCAGCATCACCATTCCGCGCCTCAACGTGGCCGAATATCACCGGCCCTATGTCGCGGCCTGGGTGGAGCCGGCGGGCGGCGGCGCGGCGCGCACCTTGTTCGTGTGGTATGATGTCGATCTGCGCGGCGCCGAGCCCGGCACCAAGTGGCTCTCGGATCTGCGCACCTGGTGGCGCAAGGGCGGGCGGAGCCTCAAGCTGCCGGCCGATGGCGTGAGCGGCGCCACGCGCGCGCCCGGCACGCACAAGGTCACGCTGCCGGCCGATCTCAAGCCCGGCCAGTATACGCTTTATGTCGAGGCGGCCCGCGAGACCGGCGGGCGCGAGATCGTCTCGATGCCGCTCACCGTCCCGGTCGCCGGCGGCTCGGCTTCCGGCAAGGCCGAGCTTGGCGCCATCACGCTTTCCGCCCGCTGA
- a CDS encoding Fe2+-dependent dioxygenase encodes MLLQIPGLFTPDEAREARTMLESAPWEDGRATAGHRAASVKSNLQLPADHPVAKTLGERILDRLAHTPLFIAAALPLRILPPRFNRYEGGGTYGNHVDNAIFPIPGTALRVRTDISTTIFFSDPEDYDGGELIVEDTFGEKPVKLPAGDAIVYPGSSLHRVMPVTRGTRFASFFWTQSLVRDDQRRRMLFELDCSIQKLGSDHPGHGSIDGFTNVYHNLLRQWSET; translated from the coding sequence ATGCTCCTGCAGATCCCCGGCCTCTTCACGCCCGACGAAGCGCGGGAAGCGCGCACGATGCTGGAGAGTGCGCCATGGGAAGACGGGCGCGCCACGGCGGGCCATCGCGCGGCCAGCGTGAAGAGCAACCTGCAACTGCCGGCCGACCACCCCGTGGCGAAGACGCTCGGCGAGCGCATCCTCGACCGGCTGGCGCACACGCCCCTGTTCATCGCCGCCGCGCTGCCGCTGCGCATCCTGCCGCCGCGCTTCAACCGGTATGAAGGCGGCGGCACTTACGGCAATCATGTCGACAATGCGATTTTTCCCATCCCCGGCACGGCGCTGCGCGTGCGCACGGACATCTCGACCACGATCTTCTTCAGCGATCCCGAGGATTATGACGGCGGCGAACTGATCGTCGAGGACACGTTCGGCGAGAAGCCGGTGAAGCTGCCGGCGGGCGATGCCATCGTCTACCCCGGCAGCAGCCTGCACCGGGTGATGCCGGTGACGCGCGGCACGCGCTTCGCCTCGTTCTTCTGGACGCAGAGCCTGGTGCGAGACGACCAGCGGCGGCGGATGCTCTTCGAGCTCGATTGCTCCATCCAGAAGCTCGGCAGCGACCATCCCGGTCACGGCTCGATCGACGGCTTCACCAACGTCTATCACAACCTGCTGCGGCAATGGTCCGAGACATGA
- a CDS encoding TonB-dependent receptor, translating into MTLLSSRQAQAFLALSCVGSVLTPTLAQAQTGADTQQPALGGVTVTDTAIDDTRETRVETPKATRPVRDTPQTITVLTGQQLEQQNLLTLRDALSIVPGITFGAGEGGGGYGDSINMRGYSANTDITQDGVRDSGQYSRTDPFNTEQIEVTNGANSVIAGSGSVGGSINIVTKRPLAEDRVVMTAGIGTDDYYRGTIDANLVVGDFAAFRLNAMGHRNDVPGRDVENYERWGIAPSFTIGINSPTRLTLQYLHQEDTNIPQYGVPYVAALGGLLPGADISDYFGYRNVDTQESTVDQLTAIFEHEFSDTVSIRNLTRWQNVEQFVRVSPPQGTYCLASGTQANGAACPATTPPGYFLPGGPRGTTRDSRNELAFTQLDLMATAFTGGIEHTITLGGALSWEKYGLVSGNWKRNADGTTPAEPLINIANPNEVVMGPAGFSYGSNRWTGPVNFLPTATQDGEQKNYAVYLFDTMKLTEQFELNAGIRYEKNKGWFRPGTIAGATATSPGVTTPGTKVWNEDDLFSYRVGLVYKPVEAISAYVAYGNSKTPSKTSVNGSCTIAGVNGATATSCNVDPETAVNYEVGVKAELGEGVLLSAALFRNERSNYKVASIDPTIPDQQLNGKSRVNGVALGANGQITRAWSITANYTYLDSKVLQNAANGAADDPQKGAPLTNTPKHSGSVFTTYKLPFGLQVGYGFTYQGKFYLNNTGDVLYEVDDYLIHNAYLSYNFTDTIGLQLNVKNFTDEKYFTGVRNNATTNAGWARVGEGISAIGTLTVGF; encoded by the coding sequence ATGACGCTGCTTTCTTCACGCCAGGCCCAGGCCTTCCTCGCCCTTTCCTGTGTCGGCTCAGTGCTGACGCCCACCCTGGCGCAGGCGCAGACCGGCGCCGACACCCAGCAGCCGGCCCTTGGCGGCGTGACCGTCACCGATACCGCGATCGACGATACGCGCGAGACGCGGGTGGAGACACCCAAGGCCACCCGGCCCGTGCGCGACACGCCACAGACCATCACGGTGCTCACCGGCCAGCAGCTCGAACAGCAGAACCTGCTCACGCTGCGCGATGCGCTCTCGATCGTGCCGGGCATCACCTTCGGCGCGGGCGAAGGCGGCGGCGGCTATGGCGACAGCATCAACATGCGCGGCTATTCCGCCAACACCGACATCACGCAGGATGGCGTGCGCGACAGCGGCCAGTACAGCCGCACCGACCCGTTCAACACCGAGCAGATCGAAGTCACCAACGGCGCCAACTCGGTGATCGCCGGCTCGGGATCGGTCGGCGGATCGATCAATATCGTGACCAAGCGCCCGCTCGCCGAGGACCGGGTGGTGATGACCGCCGGCATCGGCACCGATGATTATTATCGCGGCACCATCGACGCCAATCTGGTCGTCGGCGATTTCGCCGCATTCCGCCTCAACGCCATGGGCCACCGCAATGACGTGCCCGGCCGGGACGTGGAGAATTATGAGCGCTGGGGCATCGCGCCTTCCTTCACCATCGGCATCAACAGCCCGACGCGCCTGACGCTGCAGTATCTCCACCAGGAGGATACCAACATCCCGCAGTACGGCGTGCCTTATGTGGCGGCGCTGGGCGGGCTGCTGCCGGGCGCCGACATCAGCGACTATTTCGGCTACCGCAATGTCGACACGCAGGAATCGACGGTCGACCAGCTCACGGCCATCTTCGAGCATGAGTTCAGCGACACGGTGAGCATCCGCAATCTCACGCGCTGGCAGAATGTCGAGCAGTTCGTCCGGGTGAGCCCGCCGCAGGGCACCTACTGCCTCGCTTCGGGCACCCAGGCCAACGGGGCGGCCTGCCCCGCGACCACACCTCCGGGCTACTTCCTGCCGGGCGGCCCGCGCGGAACCACGCGCGATTCCCGCAACGAACTCGCCTTCACGCAACTCGACCTCATGGCGACCGCGTTCACCGGCGGCATCGAGCACACCATCACCCTGGGCGGCGCGCTCAGCTGGGAGAAATACGGCCTGGTGAGCGGCAACTGGAAGCGCAATGCGGACGGCACGACGCCGGCCGAACCGCTCATCAACATCGCCAATCCCAATGAAGTGGTGATGGGGCCGGCCGGCTTCTCCTATGGAAGCAATCGCTGGACGGGGCCGGTCAACTTCCTCCCCACCGCCACGCAGGACGGCGAGCAGAAGAATTATGCCGTCTATCTGTTCGACACGATGAAGCTCACCGAACAGTTCGAGCTCAACGCCGGCATCCGCTATGAGAAGAACAAGGGCTGGTTCCGCCCCGGGACCATCGCCGGCGCCACCGCGACCAGCCCCGGCGTCACCACGCCCGGCACCAAGGTGTGGAACGAGGACGACCTCTTCTCCTACCGCGTGGGCCTCGTCTACAAGCCGGTCGAGGCGATCAGCGCCTATGTCGCTTATGGCAACAGCAAGACGCCATCCAAGACCTCCGTCAACGGCTCCTGCACCATCGCCGGCGTGAACGGCGCCACGGCCACCAGCTGCAATGTGGACCCCGAAACGGCCGTCAACTATGAGGTGGGCGTGAAGGCCGAGCTGGGCGAAGGCGTGCTGCTCTCCGCCGCGCTCTTCCGCAACGAGCGCAGCAACTACAAGGTCGCTTCCATCGATCCGACCATTCCCGACCAGCAGCTCAACGGCAAGTCGCGCGTCAATGGTGTCGCGCTGGGTGCCAACGGCCAGATCACGCGGGCCTGGAGCATCACCGCCAACTACACCTATCTCGACAGCAAGGTGCTGCAGAACGCCGCCAACGGCGCAGCCGACGACCCGCAGAAGGGCGCACCGCTCACCAACACGCCCAAGCATAGCGGCAGCGTGTTCACGACCTACAAGCTGCCCTTCGGGCTGCAGGTCGGCTACGGCTTCACGTACCAGGGCAAGTTCTACCTGAACAACACAGGCGACGTGCTTTACGAAGTGGACGATTACCTCATCCACAACGCCTATCTCTCCTACAACTTCACCGACACGATCGGGCTGCAGCTCAACGTGAAGAACTTCACCGACGAGAAATATTTCACCGGCGTGCGCAACAACGCCACCACGAACGCCGGCTGGGCGCGTGTGGGCGAAGGCATCTCGGCGATCGGCACCCTGACTGTCGGTTTCTGA
- a CDS encoding zinc-binding alcohol dehydrogenase family protein: MHAFAYDKAHDLTDFALRLRDMVDPVPGPGDLLVSVRAFALNPVDCKIRRTRDGGADAPVILGWDAAGVVEAVGPGATGFTPGDAVFYAGDVTRPGSYATLQTVDHRLAAHKPASLDFAQAAALPLTALTACEAMLERGIAYDAESIVLVIGGAGGVGSMAVQLMKALTPARVIATASRPESVAWVRAMGADDVIGRSLADGLAALGLPPGSLHAVFSTTGTDAALPVIPSLLRPFGHLMVIDDPAALDIKPFKQKALSVHWEYMFARAMFGCAPERQGATLARIAALVDAGRIRTTATRQLPATLDNLRAAHAALEAGTGIGKTVMVWS, from the coding sequence ATGCACGCTTTCGCCTATGACAAGGCCCATGATCTGACGGATTTCGCGCTGCGCCTGCGCGACATGGTCGATCCGGTGCCCGGGCCCGGCGATTTGCTGGTGTCCGTGCGGGCGTTTGCGCTCAATCCGGTGGACTGCAAGATTCGCCGCACGCGCGATGGCGGCGCGGATGCGCCTGTCATTCTCGGCTGGGACGCGGCGGGGGTGGTCGAGGCGGTGGGGCCCGGCGCCACCGGTTTCACGCCGGGGGACGCAGTGTTCTACGCGGGCGATGTCACACGCCCGGGCAGCTATGCGACGCTCCAGACGGTCGATCACCGGCTGGCGGCGCACAAGCCTGCTTCGCTCGATTTCGCGCAGGCCGCCGCCTTGCCCCTGACCGCGCTCACCGCGTGCGAGGCGATGCTGGAGCGCGGCATCGCTTATGACGCGGAGAGCATCGTGCTCGTCATCGGCGGCGCGGGCGGCGTGGGATCGATGGCGGTCCAGCTCATGAAGGCGCTCACGCCTGCCCGTGTTATCGCGACGGCCTCCCGGCCCGAGAGTGTCGCATGGGTGCGGGCCATGGGCGCCGATGACGTGATCGGGCGTTCGCTTGCGGATGGGCTGGCGGCGCTTGGCCTCCCGCCGGGCAGCCTTCATGCCGTCTTCTCGACCACCGGCACCGATGCCGCCCTGCCGGTCATTCCGTCGCTGCTGCGCCCCTTCGGCCATTTGATGGTGATCGACGATCCCGCCGCGCTGGACATCAAGCCGTTCAAGCAGAAGGCGCTGTCGGTCCATTGGGAATATATGTTCGCGCGCGCCATGTTCGGTTGCGCGCCCGAGCGGCAGGGGGCGACGCTGGCGCGGATCGCGGCGCTGGTCGATGCCGGGCGGATTCGCACGACTGCCACACGGCAGCTTCCGGCCACGCTCGACAATCTGCGGGCCGCTCATGCCGCGCTGGAGGCCGGGACAGGCATTGGCAAGACAGTGATGGTCTGGAGCTGA
- a CDS encoding alpha-hydroxy acid oxidase has product MRADNDTHPPLPPLGAIPPDLRSLADYERRAVAHMAPPCWTYLQEGSGDDITLRENRAAFDRIGLLPRVLADLRGGSTRVTMLGQSHAAPILLAPVAYQRIAHPEGELATMRAATAMGIGMVLSTLASETLEDVAAARAAAARDLGTAPAPLWFQLYAQETREQTLALVRRAEAAGHEAIMLTVDASIKRASFALPPGVEAANLRGTARPAQTAQALGRILLGTPLADAAPRWDDIAWLRGETRLPLLLKGIMTPQDAREAVRHGVDGIVMSNHGGRVLDGMPSPLTMLPAIAEAVAGEATLLLDSGVRRGTDVVKALALGASAVLVGRPQVHGLAVAGMAGVAHALLILRTELEHAMAQLGCATPGEIGPEHLFVRA; this is encoded by the coding sequence ATGAGGGCGGACAACGACACCCATCCGCCGCTGCCACCGCTGGGCGCCATTCCGCCCGACCTGCGCTCGCTCGCCGATTACGAACGGCGCGCCGTGGCGCATATGGCGCCGCCCTGCTGGACCTATCTGCAGGAAGGTTCGGGCGATGATATCACCCTGCGCGAGAACCGCGCCGCTTTCGACCGGATCGGCCTGCTGCCCCGCGTGCTGGCCGACCTGCGCGGCGGATCGACCCGCGTCACGATGCTGGGCCAATCCCATGCCGCGCCGATCCTGCTCGCACCGGTCGCCTATCAGCGCATCGCCCATCCCGAGGGCGAGCTGGCGACCATGCGCGCGGCCACCGCGATGGGGATCGGCATGGTGCTGAGCACGCTTGCCAGCGAGACCCTCGAAGACGTGGCGGCGGCGCGCGCGGCGGCGGCACGGGACCTCGGCACCGCGCCGGCCCCGCTCTGGTTCCAGCTCTATGCGCAGGAAACGCGCGAACAGACGCTCGCCCTCGTCCGCCGCGCCGAGGCGGCAGGCCATGAGGCCATCATGCTGACCGTGGATGCCTCCATCAAGCGCGCGAGCTTCGCGCTGCCGCCGGGCGTGGAGGCCGCGAACCTGCGCGGCACCGCCCGCCCGGCGCAGACGGCGCAGGCGCTCGGCCGCATCCTGCTCGGAACGCCGCTCGCCGATGCAGCGCCGCGCTGGGACGATATCGCCTGGCTGCGCGGCGAGACGCGCCTGCCGCTGCTGCTCAAGGGCATCATGACGCCGCAGGACGCACGGGAGGCCGTGCGCCATGGCGTGGACGGCATCGTGATGTCCAACCATGGCGGGCGCGTGCTGGACGGCATGCCGTCCCCGCTGACGATGCTCCCCGCCATCGCGGAAGCCGTGGCCGGCGAGGCGACCCTGTTGCTGGACAGCGGCGTGCGGCGCGGGACCGACGTGGTGAAGGCGCTGGCACTTGGCGCAAGCGCGGTGCTGGTGGGCCGGCCGCAGGTCCATGGCCTCGCCGTCGCGGGCATGGCCGGCGTGGCTCACGCGCTTCTCATCCTGCGCACCGAGCTGGAACATGCGATGGCGCAACTGGGCTGCGCAACGCCGGGCGAGATCGGCCCGGAACATTTATTCGTGCGCGCCTGA
- a CDS encoding PepSY-associated TM helix domain-containing protein, with protein MRNPRKARRAWWIKQLHSWHWISAAISLVGMLLFAITGITLNHASSISAQPRVTEGSVTLPAPFATQLRSEPPAPDAPLPGAVADHLREAVSLDARGKPAEWSADEVYVALPGPGSDAWIAIDRASGAVTSEHTDRGWISYLNDLHKGRNSGDAWFWFIDVFAVACIVFTLTGLFLLQIHARHRPSTWPLVGLGLLIPVVIAILFIH; from the coding sequence GTGCGGAACCCGCGCAAGGCGCGCCGCGCCTGGTGGATCAAGCAGCTCCACAGCTGGCACTGGATCAGCGCCGCCATTTCGCTGGTGGGCATGTTGCTTTTTGCGATCACCGGCATCACGCTCAATCATGCCTCGTCGATCAGCGCGCAGCCTCGCGTGACCGAGGGAAGCGTCACGCTCCCCGCACCGTTCGCAACGCAGCTCCGTAGCGAACCGCCGGCGCCCGATGCGCCGCTGCCGGGCGCGGTGGCGGATCATCTGCGCGAGGCGGTGTCGCTTGATGCGCGCGGCAAGCCGGCGGAATGGTCGGCGGATGAGGTCTATGTCGCGCTTCCCGGCCCGGGCAGCGATGCCTGGATCGCCATTGACCGGGCAAGCGGCGCCGTCACGTCGGAGCATACGGACCGCGGCTGGATTTCCTACCTCAACGATCTGCACAAGGGCCGGAACAGCGGGGATGCATGGTTCTGGTTCATCGATGTGTTCGCGGTGGCCTGCATCGTGTTCACGCTCACCGGGCTGTTCCTGCTGCAGATCCATGCGCGCCATCGCCCGAGCACCTGGCCGCTGGTCGGCCTTGGCCTCCTCATTCCCGTCGTCATCGCCATCTTGTTCATTCACTAG
- a CDS encoding efflux RND transporter periplasmic adaptor subunit, protein MNMHQLFRQGDARQTDEIPAPSRARSLRRAAWIALPVLAVAGIYGYAQRGGQPAMAQALPTVTVSTPLQREVTEWDDYIGRFEASRSVEVRPRVSGAITALHFTDGQIVRAGQPLFTIDQRPFQAALAEARAGVATAQSDLALARTDLERAQRLIEVDAVSQSEVDRLRARVQAATAALAGAQARARSRALDLEFTTVRAPISGRISDRRIDPGNLVSAGDGASGTLLTTINALDPIYFTFEGSEGLFLKQKREGNAKGAAVQVRLQDESDYRWAGKLDFTDNGLDPRSGTIRARAVIANPDMFLTPGMFGNMRLASGTTVKAMLVPDTAVQTDQARKLLLVVGKDGTVAAKPVTLGPVIDGLRVVRGGIEPSDRVVIVGTQMAMPGGKVQATTGKIEPEAHASAASSPTALPLAGQATFAR, encoded by the coding sequence ATGAACATGCACCAGCTCTTCCGGCAGGGCGACGCCCGGCAGACGGACGAGATCCCAGCCCCCAGCCGCGCGCGCTCGCTGCGTCGCGCTGCCTGGATCGCCCTTCCCGTGCTGGCCGTGGCCGGCATCTACGGCTATGCCCAGCGCGGCGGCCAGCCCGCAATGGCGCAGGCCCTCCCGACCGTCACCGTCTCGACGCCGCTGCAGCGCGAAGTGACCGAATGGGACGACTATATCGGCCGCTTCGAAGCCAGCCGCTCGGTGGAAGTGCGCCCGCGCGTTTCCGGCGCGATCACCGCGCTGCACTTCACGGACGGACAGATCGTGCGTGCCGGCCAGCCGTTGTTCACCATCGACCAGCGCCCGTTCCAGGCCGCGCTGGCCGAGGCGCGCGCTGGCGTGGCCACGGCGCAGAGCGACCTCGCTCTCGCCCGCACTGACCTCGAGCGCGCGCAGCGGCTCATCGAGGTCGATGCCGTCTCGCAAAGCGAAGTCGACAGGCTGCGCGCTCGCGTCCAGGCTGCCACGGCGGCGCTGGCCGGCGCGCAGGCACGGGCCCGCAGCCGCGCGCTCGACCTCGAGTTCACCACAGTGCGCGCCCCGATCAGCGGCCGCATCTCCGACCGGCGGATCGACCCGGGCAATCTCGTCTCGGCCGGTGACGGCGCATCGGGCACGCTGCTGACCACGATCAACGCGCTCGACCCGATCTACTTCACGTTCGAAGGCTCCGAAGGGCTGTTCCTCAAGCAGAAGCGCGAGGGCAACGCCAAGGGCGCCGCCGTGCAGGTGCGCCTGCAGGACGAGAGCGACTATCGCTGGGCGGGCAAGCTCGACTTCACCGACAATGGCCTCGATCCGCGCTCGGGCACCATCCGTGCCCGCGCCGTCATCGCCAATCCCGACATGTTCCTCACCCCCGGCATGTTCGGCAACATGCGCCTCGCCAGCGGCACGACCGTGAAGGCGATGCTGGTGCCCGACACCGCCGTGCAGACCGACCAGGCGCGCAAGCTGCTCCTCGTCGTCGGCAAGGACGGCACTGTCGCCGCCAAGCCGGTGACGCTCGGCCCGGTCATCGATGGGCTGCGCGTGGTGCGCGGCGGCATCGAGCCTAGCGACCGGGTCGTGATCGTCGGCACGCAGATGGCCATGCCAGGCGGCAAGGTGCAGGCGACGACCGGCAAGATCGAGCCCGAGGCGCATGCATCCGCCGCATCCTCTCCCACCGCCCTGCCGCTTGCCGGCCAGGCGACCTTCGCCCGCTAA
- a CDS encoding TetR/AcrR family transcriptional regulator, which yields MEAAAAVRGRPREFDTDHALVAALRVFWSKGYEGASLSDLTEAMGITRPSLYAAFGNKEALFRQALDLYEREKMAYIGAALEAPTARGVVERLLCGSLDVCSSDSEPRGCLRVIHSSACGTEAECIRQEVLRRGESVKSAVVARMQRAIDEGDFDTPVDPKALSDYLTTVLQGIAVQASAGATREALQGVADLTLACWPGR from the coding sequence ATGGAAGCAGCAGCAGCAGTCAGAGGCAGACCTCGGGAGTTCGACACCGACCACGCGTTGGTGGCGGCTTTGCGCGTATTCTGGAGCAAGGGTTATGAGGGCGCGTCCCTCAGCGACCTGACCGAGGCGATGGGCATTACCCGCCCCAGCCTCTACGCGGCGTTCGGCAACAAGGAAGCCTTGTTCCGCCAGGCCCTGGATCTCTACGAGCGCGAGAAGATGGCTTATATCGGCGCGGCGCTGGAAGCCCCGACGGCGCGCGGCGTGGTGGAACGCCTGCTGTGCGGCTCGCTCGATGTCTGCTCGAGCGATAGCGAACCGCGCGGCTGCCTGCGCGTCATTCATTCGAGCGCCTGCGGCACTGAAGCGGAGTGCATCCGGCAGGAAGTGCTGAGGCGCGGGGAATCGGTCAAGTCCGCCGTGGTCGCGCGCATGCAGCGCGCCATCGATGAAGGCGACTTCGATACGCCCGTCGATCCCAAGGCACTCAGCGATTACCTGACCACCGTCCTGCAGGGCATCGCCGTGCAGGCAAGCGCCGGCGCGACGCGCGAAGCTCTGCAAGGCGTCGCGGACCTGACACTGGCCTGCTGGCCCGGCCGCTAG